From one Poseidonibacter antarcticus genomic stretch:
- the sufB gene encoding Fe-S cluster assembly protein SufB, with product MSDNKHIHDVINSEYKLGFETLVQSDTFPKGLNEDVIKAISVKKEEPSWLLDFRLKAYKKWLKMEEPSWANLKYPKIDYQDIAYYSAPKKALDSLDEVDPEILKTYEKLGIPLEEQKQLAGVKTVAVDAVFDSVSVKTTYKAELEELGIIFCSVSEAANKYPELLKKYLASVVPVTDNYFSCLNSAVFTDGSFVYIPPNTTCPMELSTYFRINALDTGQFERTIIICDENSYVSYNEGCSAPTRDERQLHAAVVELVALDNAHIKYSTIQNWYPGDKDGKGGILNFVTKRAACNGINSKVSWTQVETGSSLTWKYPSCILKGDNSVGEFYSVAISSKSQQADTGTKMIHLGKNTKSTIISKGISAMNGINAYRGLVRVGKHADGARNISECDSLLIGNKCNAHTYPYHEVKNMNAIIEHEATTSKISDEQLFYISQRGIHEENAISMIVNGFCKEVLKELPMEFAAEAKELLNISLEGSVG from the coding sequence ATGAGTGATAATAAACACATTCATGACGTTATAAATAGCGAATACAAATTAGGATTTGAAACTTTAGTACAAAGTGATACTTTTCCTAAAGGATTAAACGAAGACGTAATAAAAGCAATATCTGTAAAAAAAGAAGAACCTTCTTGGCTATTAGATTTTAGGCTTAAAGCTTATAAAAAATGGCTAAAAATGGAAGAACCTTCTTGGGCAAATCTAAAATATCCAAAAATAGATTATCAAGACATTGCATATTATTCAGCGCCTAAAAAAGCTTTAGATTCTTTAGATGAAGTAGATCCTGAAATACTAAAAACTTATGAAAAGTTAGGAATTCCTCTAGAAGAACAAAAGCAATTAGCAGGTGTAAAAACTGTTGCGGTTGATGCTGTTTTTGATTCGGTTTCAGTAAAAACAACATATAAAGCTGAGTTAGAAGAACTTGGAATTATATTTTGTTCAGTTAGTGAAGCTGCAAATAAATATCCAGAATTATTAAAAAAATATTTAGCCTCAGTTGTTCCAGTAACAGATAATTATTTTTCATGTTTAAATTCGGCTGTATTTACAGATGGTTCATTTGTATATATTCCGCCAAATACAACATGTCCAATGGAACTTTCAACATACTTTAGAATTAACGCACTTGATACAGGACAATTTGAGCGTACAATTATAATTTGTGATGAAAATTCTTATGTTTCATATAATGAAGGTTGTTCAGCTCCAACAAGAGATGAAAGACAACTTCACGCTGCTGTTGTTGAACTAGTAGCACTTGATAATGCACATATTAAATATTCTACTATCCAAAACTGGTATCCAGGTGATAAAGATGGTAAAGGTGGAATTTTAAACTTTGTTACAAAGAGAGCTGCATGTAATGGTATTAATTCAAAAGTATCATGGACTCAAGTTGAAACAGGTTCAAGTTTAACATGGAAATATCCATCATGTATTTTAAAAGGTGACAATAGTGTTGGTGAGTTTTACTCAGTTGCTATTTCATCAAAATCTCAACAAGCAGATACAGGAACAAAAATGATTCATTTAGGTAAAAATACTAAATCAACAATCATTTCAAAAGGTATTTCTGCAATGAATGGGATTAATGCTTATAGAGGATTAGTAAGAGTTGGTAAACATGCCGATGGTGCTAGAAATATTTCTGAGTGTGATTCACTTTTAATTGGAAATAAATGTAATGCACATACATATCCATACCATGAAGTAAAAAATATGAATGCAATTATTGAACATGAAGCAACAACTTCTAAAATTTCTGATGAGCAACTTTTTTATATATCACAAAGAGGTATTCATGAAGAAAATGCAATATCAATGATTGTAAATGGTTTTTGTAAAGAAGTTTTAAAAGAATTACCAATGGAATTTGCTGCTGAAGCTAAAGAATTATTAAATATATCACTAGAAGGAAGTGTTGGTTAA
- the cmoA gene encoding carboxy-S-adenosyl-L-methionine synthase CmoA produces the protein MVDKVFEKSIKKQFEFDEEVASVFDDMLNRSVPFYKEMQRLSINFACKFLEENDKVYDLGCSTASTLIELSKHCDKKLELIGIDNSTAMLNRASKKAKAFGVDIELINSDLHDVDYTNAKLILSNYTLQFIRPLQREKLVKKVFNSLKDDGIFIFSEKVISSNSKLNKQSIDEYYEFKKTQGYSEFEISQKREALENVLIPYTEDENKKMILDAGFSHCETVFKWVNFATFIAIK, from the coding sequence ATGGTAGATAAAGTATTTGAAAAATCAATAAAAAAACAATTTGAATTCGATGAAGAAGTAGCTTCAGTATTTGATGATATGTTAAACAGATCAGTTCCTTTTTATAAAGAGATGCAAAGATTATCAATTAATTTTGCATGTAAATTTCTAGAAGAAAACGATAAAGTTTATGATTTGGGTTGCTCAACAGCTTCAACATTAATCGAATTAAGTAAGCATTGTGATAAGAAATTAGAACTAATTGGAATAGATAATTCTACTGCAATGTTAAATAGAGCTTCAAAAAAAGCTAAAGCATTTGGCGTTGATATAGAATTAATAAATTCTGATTTACATGATGTTGATTACACAAACGCTAAACTAATTCTTTCAAACTATACATTACAATTTATTAGACCCCTACAAAGAGAAAAATTAGTTAAAAAAGTTTTTAATTCACTAAAAGATGATGGTATCTTTATATTTAGTGAAAAAGTAATATCATCAAATTCAAAATTAAACAAACAAAGTATAGATGAATACTATGAATTTAAGAAAACTCAAGGCTACTCAGAATTTGAGATTTCTCAAAAAAGAGAAGCATTAGAAAACGTTTTAATACCATATACAGAAGATGAAAATAAAAAGATGATATTAGATGCAGGATTTTCACATTGTGAAACAGTCTTCAAATGGGTAAATTTTGCCACATTTATTGCAATAAAATAA
- a CDS encoding YihY family inner membrane protein — MNEDNSKKSLLKKGLNILDSFFNDDTTYYAASLSFFTIFSILPIIALLIAIISNFQEFDSYLEVFTSYIFDMINPTHSEEIVNSLKNYISNSSELGSIGIIYMLFVFIMFFKDYEYIVNKIHKVKGKSIHISFIFYSIFLVFIPIVFIIINLIMSFYNNTVFNLFISYISSWILFFTLFKISVNTKISNKAALLSSFITLIALSITKNLFIYYVIYNKTYTTIYGSLATLLFTFLWIYISWIIYLYGIKICYKLNLETLDNQGIKE; from the coding sequence ATGAATGAAGATAATAGTAAAAAAAGTTTATTAAAAAAAGGGCTAAATATTTTAGACTCTTTTTTTAACGATGATACGACATATTATGCAGCATCATTAAGCTTTTTTACTATATTTTCTATTCTTCCTATAATCGCATTACTTATTGCAATAATATCAAACTTTCAAGAGTTTGATAGCTATCTTGAAGTTTTCACTTCATATATCTTTGATATGATAAATCCAACACACTCAGAAGAAATTGTAAACTCATTAAAAAACTATATCTCAAATTCAAGTGAACTAGGTTCCATTGGAATTATTTATATGCTTTTTGTGTTTATAATGTTTTTCAAAGATTATGAATACATTGTAAATAAAATACATAAAGTAAAAGGAAAATCAATTCATATTTCTTTTATTTTTTACTCAATATTTTTAGTTTTTATTCCTATAGTTTTTATAATAATAAATCTAATAATGTCTTTTTACAACAATACAGTATTTAATTTATTTATTTCATATATTTCTAGTTGGATACTTTTTTTCACTCTATTTAAAATAAGTGTAAATACTAAAATATCTAATAAAGCAGCATTACTTTCTTCTTTTATTACATTGATTGCTTTATCTATTACGAAAAACCTGTTTATTTATTATGTAATTTATAATAAAACATATACAACAATTTATGGTTCACTTGCAACATTATTATTTACATTTCTTTGGATTTATATTTCATGGATAATTTATTTATATGGTATAAAAATATGTTATAAACTTAATTTAGAGACTTTAGATAATCAAGGTATTAAAGAATAA
- a CDS encoding plasminogen-binding N-terminal domain-containing protein translates to MNKLLLISITILLSMTIANAKTTVCFKKDWTSPSTIETTALDGGECASKYSIKQMQEMGWNILDIKIDSSKDKLSYQYLLSNDKINTSNDNVQAQINTNQTSSKKHLSFNARGVKITNIKNNKTTIDIGNLIVGQSGIVIHIYDNDKRMIVANAKVIESNETSSVVEYFKFNDLEQNAIPTTKRKVQKNDILVLNYLYTASLLIAPDLNTFQAIRSNFKYNNFLHSDIFATKLKIDNMPYLTKEYIQKYAINQNLGTIFIVANQNVYILDTKTFKILTSYKIAYDTSKSEMPFYTRVSEIETTNFDIELFSNREDLSYDDYYKQLLGLK, encoded by the coding sequence ATGAATAAACTTTTACTAATTAGTATAACAATATTACTATCAATGACAATTGCAAATGCAAAAACTACAGTATGTTTTAAAAAAGATTGGACTTCTCCTTCAACTATTGAAACAACTGCTTTAGATGGTGGAGAGTGTGCAAGTAAATATTCAATTAAACAAATGCAAGAAATGGGATGGAATATTTTAGATATTAAAATAGATTCATCAAAAGATAAGCTAAGTTATCAATATCTTTTAAGTAATGATAAAATAAATACAAGTAATGACAATGTACAAGCTCAAATAAATACCAATCAAACAAGTAGTAAAAAGCACTTATCATTTAATGCTAGAGGTGTTAAAATAACTAATATAAAAAATAATAAAACTACTATAGATATAGGTAATTTAATTGTTGGTCAAAGCGGTATTGTTATTCATATTTATGATAATGACAAAAGAATGATAGTTGCAAATGCAAAAGTAATAGAATCTAATGAAACTTCATCGGTTGTTGAATATTTCAAATTTAATGATTTAGAACAAAATGCAATTCCTACTACAAAAAGAAAAGTACAAAAAAATGATATTTTAGTTTTAAATTATTTATATACAGCATCATTATTAATTGCACCTGATTTAAATACTTTTCAAGCAATAAGATCAAACTTTAAATATAATAATTTCTTACATTCTGATATTTTTGCTACAAAATTGAAAATTGATAATATGCCTTATTTAACTAAAGAATATATTCAAAAGTATGCTATAAATCAAAATTTAGGAACTATTTTTATAGTTGCCAATCAAAATGTATATATATTAGATACAAAAACTTTTAAAATATTAACAAGCTATAAAATAGCATATGATACAAGTAAAAGTGAAATGCCATTTTATACAAGAGTAAGCGAAATAGAAACTACAAATTTTGATATAGAGCTATTTTCTAATAGAGAAGATTTATCATATGATGACTATTATAAACAATTACTAGGATTAAAGTAA
- a CDS encoding amino acid ABC transporter permease: MFSNISYDFNWSHVYEYKQKFINGFIMTIVISFFALILSFVIGLFFAYAQNSKLIILRFFSRFYIEIIRGTPLLVQILIFFYVFANNLGFENRYIVGTFILAIFSAAYVSEIIRAALQSIEKEQFETGLSLGMTNYQIYRYIIFPQAFKRMLPSLTGQFASIIKDSSLLSIIAISEFTMNAQEVDAITYSTLESYIPLAIGYLMLTYPISYYTSRLEKNIK; this comes from the coding sequence ATGTTTTCAAATATCTCTTATGATTTTAATTGGTCACATGTATATGAATATAAACAGAAGTTTATTAATGGTTTTATTATGACAATAGTAATATCATTCTTTGCATTAATTTTAAGTTTTGTAATTGGTTTATTTTTTGCTTATGCACAAAATTCAAAACTTATAATTTTGAGATTTTTTTCAAGATTTTATATTGAAATAATAAGAGGTACACCGCTACTTGTTCAAATTTTAATATTCTTCTATGTATTTGCCAATAACTTAGGTTTTGAAAACAGATATATAGTCGGAACATTTATACTTGCGATTTTTTCAGCTGCTTATGTATCTGAAATTATTAGAGCAGCTCTTCAATCAATTGAAAAAGAGCAATTTGAAACAGGTTTAAGCTTAGGAATGACTAATTATCAAATATATAGATATATTATATTTCCACAAGCTTTTAAAAGAATGTTACCTTCATTAACTGGTCAGTTTGCCTCAATTATAAAAGATTCATCTCTTTTATCAATTATTGCAATCTCTGAATTTACAATGAACGCACAAGAAGTAGATGCGATAACATACTCAACATTGGAAAGTTATATTCCATTGGCGATTGGGTACTTAATGTTAACCTACCCTATTTCTTATTATACGAGTAGATTAGAAAAAAACATTAAATAG
- a CDS encoding transporter substrate-binding domain-containing protein — protein MKKILSVLMITLVSLFITACDKKQETKVEKEPAKKVLTVGMELAYPPFEMSDKEGNPQGVSVDFAKALGKYLGREVVIENTAWSGLIPSLKTGKIDLIISSMTITDERKKSINFSIPYAQTSLAILANKDSAVTNIDELNQAGKKIAVKKGSTGHIYATKNLKNAEILVFDKENTCVLEVVQGKADGFLYDQLTIYKNYAQHKDTTIALLKPFQENPEHWGVALNKKNVQLRAQVDEFIKKAKADGTFATFAKTHLSAAKATFDELKIPFFF, from the coding sequence ATGAAAAAAATTCTTTCTGTTTTAATGATTACATTAGTATCATTATTCATAACTGCGTGTGACAAGAAACAAGAAACAAAAGTAGAAAAAGAACCTGCTAAAAAAGTATTAACTGTTGGGATGGAATTAGCATATCCTCCATTTGAAATGAGTGATAAAGAAGGAAATCCACAAGGTGTATCAGTTGATTTTGCAAAAGCTTTAGGAAAATACCTAGGTAGAGAAGTTGTAATTGAAAATACAGCGTGGAGTGGATTAATTCCATCTTTAAAAACAGGTAAAATTGACTTAATTATTTCATCAATGACAATTACTGATGAAAGAAAAAAGTCAATTAATTTTTCAATTCCTTATGCTCAAACATCTTTAGCAATTTTAGCAAATAAAGATTCAGCGGTTACTAATATTGATGAATTAAATCAAGCTGGTAAAAAAATTGCGGTTAAAAAAGGTTCAACAGGACATATTTATGCAACAAAAAATCTAAAAAATGCGGAGATTTTAGTATTTGATAAAGAAAATACTTGTGTATTAGAAGTTGTTCAAGGTAAAGCTGATGGTTTTTTATATGATCAACTAACAATTTATAAAAATTATGCGCAACATAAAGATACAACTATTGCACTTTTGAAACCTTTTCAAGAAAATCCTGAACATTGGGGGGTTGCTTTAAATAAAAAAAATGTACAATTAAGAGCACAAGTTGATGAATTTATTAAAAAAGCAAAAGCAGATGGTACATTTGCTACTTTCGCAAAAACACATTTAAGTGCTGCGAAAGCTACATTTGATGAATTGAAAATACCATTTTTCTTTTAG
- a CDS encoding NifS family cysteine desulfurase codes for MEVYLDNNATTVVDPKAYEEMKPFFCDIYGNPNSLHKFGAGTHPKMVEALDFLYEGINAADEDDIIVTANATESNNTVIKGIWIDKILNGNKNHIITSEVEHPTITATCKFLETQGVSVTYLPVNEQGVLEASQVKEFIKDETALVSIMWANNETGKIFPIKEIGQICKEAGVAFHSDATQAIGKIPVDVQDCNLNYLSFSAHKFHGPKGVGGLYVKKGSEITPLLHGGEQMGGKRAGTVDVASMVGMGWAMHLATSTMALAYEKNHVSKLRDKLEDAILELPETIVIGGKDNRTPNTTLISIRGVEGESMLWDLNQQGIGASTGSACASEDLEANPVMNAFGSDSELAHTGVRFSLSRFNTEEQIDYAIQAVKNAVTRLRAISSSYAYAPKSHHSGL; via the coding sequence ATGGAAGTTTATTTAGATAATAACGCAACTACCGTAGTAGATCCAAAAGCTTACGAAGAAATGAAACCATTTTTTTGTGATATTTATGGAAACCCTAACTCATTACATAAATTTGGAGCAGGTACTCATCCTAAAATGGTTGAAGCTTTAGATTTCTTATATGAAGGAATAAATGCAGCAGATGAAGATGATATTATCGTTACTGCAAATGCAACTGAAAGTAATAATACTGTTATAAAAGGTATTTGGATAGATAAAATTTTAAATGGTAATAAAAATCATATTATTACAAGTGAAGTTGAGCATCCAACTATTACAGCTACATGTAAATTTTTAGAAACACAAGGTGTTTCGGTGACTTATTTACCTGTAAATGAGCAAGGTGTTTTAGAAGCATCACAAGTAAAAGAATTTATTAAAGATGAAACTGCATTAGTTAGTATTATGTGGGCAAATAATGAAACTGGAAAAATTTTCCCAATAAAAGAGATTGGACAAATTTGTAAAGAAGCAGGTGTTGCTTTTCATTCAGATGCGACTCAAGCAATTGGAAAAATTCCTGTTGATGTTCAAGACTGTAATTTAAACTATCTTTCTTTTTCAGCACATAAATTTCATGGACCAAAAGGTGTTGGTGGATTATATGTTAAAAAAGGTTCTGAAATAACTCCATTATTACATGGTGGTGAACAAATGGGTGGTAAAAGAGCTGGAACTGTTGATGTTGCATCAATGGTTGGAATGGGATGGGCTATGCATTTAGCTACTTCAACTATGGCTCTTGCTTATGAAAAAAATCATGTTAGTAAATTAAGAGATAAATTAGAAGATGCAATTTTAGAATTACCTGAAACAATTGTAATTGGTGGAAAAGATAATAGAACTCCAAATACAACGTTAATTTCAATTAGAGGTGTTGAAGGTGAATCTATGTTATGGGACTTAAATCAACAAGGTATTGGAGCTTCAACAGGAAGTGCTTGTGCTAGTGAAGATTTAGAAGCGAATCCAGTTATGAATGCATTTGGAAGTGATAGTGAATTAGCACATACAGGTGTTAGATTTTCATTAAGTAGATTTAATACAGAAGAACAAATTGATTATGCAATACAAGCTGTTAAAAATGCTGTTACAAGATTAAGAGCAATTTCAAGTTCGTATGCATACGCACCAAAATCACATCATTCTGGTTTATAA
- the bcp gene encoding thioredoxin-dependent thiol peroxidase, protein MLEIGNKAPDFCAANQDDVEICSRDLDGKWIVLYFYPKDLTPGCTTEACDFTSSHLEFDDLDAVILGVSPDDTSKHRKFIEKHDLSITLLADTNKKICEDYGVWQLKKFMGKEYMGVVRSTFIISPEGKIAAIWDKVSVRKKKTVKGEKIEILHVNEVKEKLQELQSN, encoded by the coding sequence ATGTTAGAAATAGGAAATAAAGCACCAGATTTTTGTGCAGCTAATCAAGATGACGTTGAAATTTGTTCAAGAGACTTAGATGGAAAATGGATAGTATTATATTTTTATCCAAAAGATTTAACACCTGGTTGTACTACTGAAGCTTGTGACTTTACAAGTTCTCATTTAGAATTTGATGATTTAGATGCAGTTATATTAGGTGTTTCTCCTGATGATACAAGTAAACATAGGAAATTTATTGAAAAACATGATTTATCAATTACATTATTAGCTGATACTAATAAAAAAATATGCGAAGATTATGGTGTATGGCAACTTAAAAAATTTATGGGTAAAGAATATATGGGAGTAGTAAGAAGCACTTTCATAATTTCTCCAGAAGGTAAAATAGCAGCTATTTGGGATAAAGTAAGTGTAAGAAAAAAGAAAACCGTAAAAGGTGAAAAAATTGAAATTTTACATGTAAATGAAGTAAAAGAAAAACTTCAAGAATTACAATCAAATTAA
- a CDS encoding bifunctional riboflavin kinase/FAD synthetase has protein sequence MKKNFSTLVNKSTITSIAIGGFDGMHSAHQELFKKLDENGAILSIESDSSSLTPKKYRQEYSKYPIYYYLLKDIKHLSGDKFIDLLKEEYPNLKRIVVGFDFCFGKNRGYCIEQLKGIFQGEVIVVNEFKIDNISVHSRIIREYISKGDLESANKFLNKKYKIYGTQIKGQGLGSKSFVPTINLKVKDFLLPQSGVYITKTILNEKEYNSITFLGHRATTDGSYAIETHILDKDIKNDDYEIAIKFYKKIRDNEKFGSFEELKKQILSDINVAKVYFTNNI, from the coding sequence ATGAAGAAGAACTTTTCTACTTTAGTAAATAAAAGTACAATCACTTCAATAGCAATTGGAGGTTTTGATGGAATGCATTCTGCTCATCAAGAATTATTTAAAAAATTAGATGAAAACGGAGCTATTTTATCAATTGAATCTGATTCTTCATCCTTAACTCCTAAAAAGTACAGACAAGAATACTCAAAATATCCTATATACTATTATCTTTTAAAAGATATAAAACATTTAAGTGGTGATAAATTTATAGACCTTTTAAAAGAAGAATATCCTAATCTAAAAAGAATTGTTGTAGGTTTTGATTTTTGTTTTGGTAAGAATAGAGGCTATTGTATTGAGCAATTAAAAGGAATATTCCAAGGTGAAGTTATTGTAGTAAATGAATTTAAAATTGATAATATTTCAGTACATTCAAGAATAATAAGAGAATATATTTCAAAAGGTGATTTAGAAAGTGCAAATAAATTTTTAAATAAAAAATATAAAATCTATGGAACACAAATAAAAGGTCAAGGATTAGGTTCAAAAAGTTTTGTACCAACAATAAATCTAAAAGTAAAAGATTTTTTATTACCACAAAGTGGAGTATATATTACAAAAACAATATTAAATGAAAAAGAGTATAACTCAATCACATTTTTAGGACATAGAGCTACAACTGATGGTTCTTATGCAATTGAAACACATATATTAGATAAAGATATTAAAAATGATGATTATGAAATTGCAATTAAATTTTATAAAAAGATAAGAGATAATGAAAAATTTGGATCATTTGAAGAATTAAAAAAGCAAATTTTATCTGATATTAATGTCGCTAAAGTCTATTTCACAAATAATATATAA
- a CDS encoding iron-sulfur cluster assembly scaffold protein, which translates to MAKNDLISGSIWDEYSNQVVNRMNNPQHQGEITEERAKELGTKLIVADFGAESCGDAVRLYWAVNEKTDEIVESKFKSFGCGTAIASSDVMAELCVGKTVDEAVKITNIDVEKALRDNPDTPAVPPQKMHCSVMAYDVIKKAASEYKGVDMESFENEVIVCECARVSLGTIQEVIKLNDLKTVEQITDYTKAGAFCKSCIKPGGHEDKDIYLVDILKDTRALMEEEKMKEAADASENGELTFDKMTLVQRIKKIDSVLDEDIRPMLVMDGGNMEIIDIKDNIPHYDLYIRYLGSCSGCSSGSSGTLYAIESVLQQKIDENIRVLPI; encoded by the coding sequence ATGGCAAAAAACGATTTAATTAGTGGATCAATTTGGGATGAGTATTCAAACCAAGTTGTAAATCGAATGAATAACCCACAGCATCAAGGTGAAATCACTGAAGAGCGAGCAAAAGAATTAGGAACAAAATTAATTGTTGCTGATTTTGGTGCTGAATCATGTGGAGATGCGGTAAGATTATACTGGGCAGTAAATGAAAAAACGGATGAGATTGTTGAATCTAAATTCAAATCTTTTGGTTGTGGTACTGCAATTGCATCTTCTGATGTTATGGCTGAATTATGTGTTGGTAAAACTGTTGATGAAGCTGTTAAGATTACAAATATTGATGTTGAAAAAGCATTAAGAGATAATCCAGATACACCAGCTGTTCCACCTCAGAAAATGCACTGTTCAGTTATGGCATATGACGTAATTAAAAAAGCGGCATCTGAGTATAAAGGTGTGGATATGGAATCTTTTGAAAATGAAGTTATTGTATGTGAATGTGCAAGAGTTTCATTAGGAACGATTCAAGAAGTGATTAAACTTAATGATTTAAAAACTGTTGAGCAAATTACAGATTATACAAAAGCTGGTGCATTTTGTAAATCATGTATTAAGCCAGGTGGTCACGAAGATAAAGATATTTATTTAGTAGATATTTTAAAAGATACAAGAGCCTTAATGGAGGAAGAAAAAATGAAAGAAGCAGCAGATGCAAGTGAAAATGGAGAATTAACATTTGATAAAATGACTTTAGTTCAAAGAATCAAAAAAATTGATTCAGTTCTAGATGAAGATATTAGACCAATGTTAGTTATGGATGGTGGAAATATGGAGATTATTGATATTAAAGACAATATTCCTCATTACGACTTATATATTAGATACTTGGGTTCATGTTCAGGATGTTCGTCTGGGTCATCTGGAACATTATATGCAATCGAATCTGTATTACAACAAAAAATTGATGAAAACATTAGAGTTTTACCAATTTAG
- a CDS encoding FAD-linked oxidase C-terminal domain-containing protein has product MIEQKHLDFITNIVGKENIKSDKAHLIAYCYDATKTRFEPDAVVFPRNEQEISEILKYCNEHEIVIVPRGAGSGFTGGALPANGGITLSLERHMNKLLEIDMENMVGVVQPGLINMDFQKAVEEVGLFYPPDPASENYSTLGGNVSENAGGMRAAKYGITKDYVMALRAVLPNGDIIKAGKKTLKDVAGYNTAGILIASEGTLAVITEITLKLIPKPRHKKTYMGMFPSVENAMNAVFKSLAKGANPVAMEFLDALVIKALRDKLNVDLPEDAGAILIGDVDGNLEDEVSFQLDTLKESFLENGSTDFIVANDEIEGNKLWFARRNASPAVTIYGTKKLNEDISVPRSKLPEALAGIYAIGEKYGFQVPCFGHAGDGNIHVNVMVKDKDNEKEMADGHQAIEDIFQFVVDMGGTLSGEHGIGTSKAPFMSIAFNEAEMNLFRSIKKAFDPKNILNPSKMGL; this is encoded by the coding sequence ATGATTGAACAAAAACATTTAGATTTTATAACAAATATAGTTGGAAAAGAAAATATAAAAAGTGATAAAGCTCATTTAATAGCTTATTGTTATGATGCAACAAAAACAAGATTTGAGCCTGATGCAGTTGTTTTTCCAAGAAATGAACAAGAAATTTCAGAAATCTTAAAATATTGTAATGAACATGAAATAGTTATTGTTCCAAGAGGAGCAGGTTCTGGTTTCACAGGTGGTGCTTTACCTGCAAATGGTGGTATTACACTTTCACTTGAAAGACATATGAATAAATTATTAGAAATTGATATGGAAAATATGGTTGGAGTTGTTCAACCAGGACTTATAAATATGGATTTTCAAAAAGCAGTTGAAGAAGTTGGCTTATTTTATCCGCCAGATCCAGCTAGTGAAAACTATTCTACTTTAGGTGGAAATGTTTCTGAAAATGCAGGAGGAATGAGAGCTGCCAAATATGGAATTACAAAAGATTATGTAATGGCATTAAGAGCTGTTTTACCAAATGGAGACATTATTAAAGCAGGTAAGAAAACACTTAAAGATGTTGCTGGATATAACACAGCAGGTATTTTGATAGCAAGTGAAGGAACACTAGCAGTAATAACAGAAATTACACTAAAACTTATTCCAAAACCAAGACATAAAAAAACATATATGGGGATGTTCCCAAGTGTTGAAAATGCGATGAATGCAGTATTTAAATCTCTTGCAAAAGGTGCAAATCCTGTTGCAATGGAATTTCTAGATGCACTTGTAATTAAAGCATTAAGAGATAAATTAAATGTAGACTTACCAGAAGATGCAGGAGCTATTTTAATTGGCGATGTTGATGGAAACCTAGAAGATGAAGTAAGCTTTCAATTAGATACATTAAAAGAGTCTTTTTTAGAAAATGGTTCTACTGATTTTATTGTTGCAAATGATGAAATAGAAGGTAATAAACTTTGGTTTGCAAGAAGAAATGCATCACCAGCTGTTACAATTTATGGAACGAAAAAACTAAATGAAGATATTTCAGTTCCAAGATCAAAACTTCCTGAAGCACTAGCTGGAATTTATGCAATTGGTGAAAAATACGGATTCCAAGTTCCTTGTTTTGGTCATGCAGGAGATGGAAATATCCATGTTAATGTAATGGTTAAAGATAAAGACAATGAAAAAGAAATGGCAGATGGTCACCAAGCTATTGAAGATATTTTCCAATTTGTTGTAGATATGGGTGGAACATTAAGTGGTGAGCATGGTATTGGTACTTCTAAAGCTCCATTTATGTCAATAGCTTTTAATGAAGCAGAAATGAATTTATTTAGAAGTATTAAAAAAGCTTTTGATCCAAAAAATATTTTAAATCCAAGTAAAATGGGATTATAA